In Oncorhynchus gorbuscha isolate QuinsamMale2020 ecotype Even-year linkage group LG02, OgorEven_v1.0, whole genome shotgun sequence, a single genomic region encodes these proteins:
- the LOC123997944 gene encoding interferon-induced protein 44-like isoform X3 → MKFWLRIKRLNNETAQQTTPTEKKRDPHHEPQTDPGTGETAVFLTGKHQTQPAVQEGGNIIEKPWRTILWKAERRKELMDSVKLFRPTISSVGQARVLLIGPVGAGKSSFFNSVNSIFRGHVTSQAISGNSGTSLTTQFRTYSVKAGRDGKPLPIILCDTMGMEEATGAGLDVDDISSILKGHVPDRYRFNPSVPLQADAQEFQQSVNLHKRIHCVVYVMDTCKVSIMSTKLEEKLAAIRRRVNLLGIPQLVLLTKVDEACPCVADNLRNVYNSQYIKTKAQEVSGRLGVPMSCIVPVKNYSEELELDMSCDILLLSALIQMLRFVDNYFDDVNDQEKHD, encoded by the exons ATGAAATTCTGGTTGAGAATAAAACgactgaacaacgaaacagcacagcaa ACTACCCCTACTGAGAAGAAACGTGATCCCCACCATGAACCCCAAACTGACCCAGGAACAGGAGAAACAGCTGTGTTCCTTACTGGGAAACATCAAACTCAGCCTGCTGTTCAAG aagGTGGTAACATCATCGAAAAGCCATGGAGGACAATTCTTTGGAAAGCTGA GAGGAGAAAGGAGCTGATGGATTCTGTTAAGCTCTTCAGGCCCACGATCAGTTCTGTGGGTCAGGCTAGAGTTCTACTCATCGGCCCCGTCGGAGCTGGAAAGTCCAGCTTTTTCAACTCTGTCAACTCCATCTTCCGAGGCCATGTGACCAGCCAGGCCATATCGGGCAATTCTGGAACCAGTCTGACCACTCAG TTTCGCACCTACTCAGTTAAGGCTGGACGCGATGGCAAACCGCTGCCAATCATTTTGTGTGACACGATGGGAATGGAGGAGGCCACAGGGGCGGGGCTAGATGTGGATGACATCAGCAGCATTCTGAAAGGCCATGTGCCAGACAGATACCGG TTCAACCCATCAGTCCCTCTGCAAGCAGATGCCCAGGAATTCCAGCAGTCAGTGAACCTGCATAAAAGGATCCACTGTGTGGTGTACGTCATGGACACCTGCAAAGTCTCCATTATGTCAACCAAACTAGAGGAGAAACTGGCAGCCATTCGCAGGAGGGTCAACCTGctag GCATCCCACAGCTGGTTCTTCTTACCAAGGTGGATGAGGCCTGTCCCTGTGTGGCTGACAACTTGAGGAATGTGTATAACAGCCAGTACATAAAGACCAAG GCCCAGGAGGTGAGTGGCCGTCTGGGGGTACCCATGTCCTGCATTGTCCCAGTAAAGAACTACAGTGAAGAGCTGGAGCTGGACATGAGCTGTGACATCCTGCTCCTCAGTGCCCTGATCCAGATGCTCCGCTTCGTAGACAACTACTTTGATGATGTCAACGACCAAGAGAAGCACGACTAG
- the LOC123997944 gene encoding interferon-induced protein 44-like isoform X2 yields the protein MNPKLTQEQEKQLCSLLGNIKLSLLFKASIHGYTGAAFHQKCDHQGPTVSVGYNSTGFVFGGYTSKDHDLAKQEGGNIIEKPWRTILWKAERRKELMDSVKLFRPTISSVGQARVLLIGPVGAGKSSFFNSVNSIFRGHVTSQAISGNSGTSLTTQFRTYSVKAGRDGKPLPIILCDTMGMEEATGAGLDVDDISSILKGHVPDRYRFNPSVPLQADAQEFQQSVNLHKRIHCVVYVMDTCKVSIMSTKLEEKLAAIRRRVNLLGIPQLVLLTKVDEACPCVADNLRNVYNSQYIKTKAQEVSGRLGVPMSCIVPVKNYSEELELDMSCDILLLSALIQMLRFVDNYFDDVNDQEKHD from the exons ATGAACCCCAAACTGACCCAGGAACAGGAGAAACAGCTGTGTTCCTTACTGGGAAACATCAAACTCAGCCTGCTGTTCAAGGCCAGTATACATGGTTACACAGGAGCAGCCTTTCACCAGAAATGTGACCACCAAGGTCCCACAGTCTCTGTAGGATATAACTCCACAGGGTTTGTTTTTGGAGGCTACACAAGTAAAGATCATGACCTAGCCAAGCAAG aagGTGGTAACATCATCGAAAAGCCATGGAGGACAATTCTTTGGAAAGCTGA GAGGAGAAAGGAGCTGATGGATTCTGTTAAGCTCTTCAGGCCCACGATCAGTTCTGTGGGTCAGGCTAGAGTTCTACTCATCGGCCCCGTCGGAGCTGGAAAGTCCAGCTTTTTCAACTCTGTCAACTCCATCTTCCGAGGCCATGTGACCAGCCAGGCCATATCGGGCAATTCTGGAACCAGTCTGACCACTCAG TTTCGCACCTACTCAGTTAAGGCTGGACGCGATGGCAAACCGCTGCCAATCATTTTGTGTGACACGATGGGAATGGAGGAGGCCACAGGGGCGGGGCTAGATGTGGATGACATCAGCAGCATTCTGAAAGGCCATGTGCCAGACAGATACCGG TTCAACCCATCAGTCCCTCTGCAAGCAGATGCCCAGGAATTCCAGCAGTCAGTGAACCTGCATAAAAGGATCCACTGTGTGGTGTACGTCATGGACACCTGCAAAGTCTCCATTATGTCAACCAAACTAGAGGAGAAACTGGCAGCCATTCGCAGGAGGGTCAACCTGctag GCATCCCACAGCTGGTTCTTCTTACCAAGGTGGATGAGGCCTGTCCCTGTGTGGCTGACAACTTGAGGAATGTGTATAACAGCCAGTACATAAAGACCAAG GCCCAGGAGGTGAGTGGCCGTCTGGGGGTACCCATGTCCTGCATTGTCCCAGTAAAGAACTACAGTGAAGAGCTGGAGCTGGACATGAGCTGTGACATCCTGCTCCTCAGTGCCCTGATCCAGATGCTCCGCTTCGTAGACAACTACTTTGATGATGTCAACGACCAAGAGAAGCACGACTAG
- the LOC123997944 gene encoding interferon-induced protein 44-like isoform X1 codes for MNPKLTQEQEKQLCSLLGNIKLSLLFKASIHGYTGAAFHQKCDHQGPTVSVGYNSTGFVFGGYTSKDHDLAKQGKYIQDDKAFLFSLTGRNPVRYPVTNAQCAVKMLNTTGPYFGEALVFMNANTATVISTPGNYYNFNAAEMHGNNLNLTECEVYKVEEGGNIIEKPWRTILWKAERRKELMDSVKLFRPTISSVGQARVLLIGPVGAGKSSFFNSVNSIFRGHVTSQAISGNSGTSLTTQFRTYSVKAGRDGKPLPIILCDTMGMEEATGAGLDVDDISSILKGHVPDRYRFNPSVPLQADAQEFQQSVNLHKRIHCVVYVMDTCKVSIMSTKLEEKLAAIRRRVNLLGIPQLVLLTKVDEACPCVADNLRNVYNSQYIKTKAQEVSGRLGVPMSCIVPVKNYSEELELDMSCDILLLSALIQMLRFVDNYFDDVNDQEKHD; via the exons ATGAACCCCAAACTGACCCAGGAACAGGAGAAACAGCTGTGTTCCTTACTGGGAAACATCAAACTCAGCCTGCTGTTCAAGGCCAGTATACATGGTTACACAGGAGCAGCCTTTCACCAGAAATGTGACCACCAAGGTCCCACAGTCTCTGTAGGATATAACTCCACAGGGTTTGTTTTTGGAGGCTACACAAGTAAAGATCATGACCTAGCCAAGCAAGGCAAGTACATACAGGATGACAAAGCCTTTTTGTTTAGTTTAACTGGTAGAAATCCTGTCAGGTATCCCGTCACAAATGCCCAATGTGCGGTCAAAATGCTTAACACAACTGGCCCTTACTTTGGGGAGGCTTTGGTGTTTATGAACGCTAACACAGCTACAGTGATCAGCACTCCAGGAAACTACTacaacttcaatgctgcagaaatgcatGGCAATAACCTTAACCTAACTGAGTGTGAGGTGTATAAAGTGGAAG aagGTGGTAACATCATCGAAAAGCCATGGAGGACAATTCTTTGGAAAGCTGA GAGGAGAAAGGAGCTGATGGATTCTGTTAAGCTCTTCAGGCCCACGATCAGTTCTGTGGGTCAGGCTAGAGTTCTACTCATCGGCCCCGTCGGAGCTGGAAAGTCCAGCTTTTTCAACTCTGTCAACTCCATCTTCCGAGGCCATGTGACCAGCCAGGCCATATCGGGCAATTCTGGAACCAGTCTGACCACTCAG TTTCGCACCTACTCAGTTAAGGCTGGACGCGATGGCAAACCGCTGCCAATCATTTTGTGTGACACGATGGGAATGGAGGAGGCCACAGGGGCGGGGCTAGATGTGGATGACATCAGCAGCATTCTGAAAGGCCATGTGCCAGACAGATACCGG TTCAACCCATCAGTCCCTCTGCAAGCAGATGCCCAGGAATTCCAGCAGTCAGTGAACCTGCATAAAAGGATCCACTGTGTGGTGTACGTCATGGACACCTGCAAAGTCTCCATTATGTCAACCAAACTAGAGGAGAAACTGGCAGCCATTCGCAGGAGGGTCAACCTGctag GCATCCCACAGCTGGTTCTTCTTACCAAGGTGGATGAGGCCTGTCCCTGTGTGGCTGACAACTTGAGGAATGTGTATAACAGCCAGTACATAAAGACCAAG GCCCAGGAGGTGAGTGGCCGTCTGGGGGTACCCATGTCCTGCATTGTCCCAGTAAAGAACTACAGTGAAGAGCTGGAGCTGGACATGAGCTGTGACATCCTGCTCCTCAGTGCCCTGATCCAGATGCTCCGCTTCGTAGACAACTACTTTGATGATGTCAACGACCAAGAGAAGCACGACTAG